Proteins from one Terriglobus tenax genomic window:
- the tkt gene encoding transketolase has protein sequence MSDLVQKSINTLRLLAVDAVEKAKSGHPGAPLALSPLTYLLYHDVMKHDPADHKWIDRDRFVLSNGHASALLYSVLHLAGYDVPLDQVKSFRQWHSITPGHPEYGETPGVEVTTGPLGQGFGMSIGLAIAEKHMAARFNQPDMPIVDHHTYVVCGDGDLMEGISHEAASLAGTLGLGKLIAFYDDNLISLDGPTELSFTEDVTKRFEAYHWQVLHVADGNDLDALTKAIAEAKRETSKPTLIRVRTVIGYGSPHAGTSKVHGEALGAENTKKTKEFLGFPPEESFYIPEDAAASWGEIKPKGKKAHEEWDALFAKYKVAHPDLAAEFSRTIKAELAADFDKELKPFPAEKPVATRNAGQVVMNALGKTIPELIGGAADLTASTKTIFKDSANFHVDPNGRNIFFGVREFGMCAAVNGMAAHGGLIPFGSTFFVFSDYARNALRLAALMSTHSLFVFTHDSIGLGEDGPTHQPVEHLMSLRAIPQLTDFRPADANETLECWKLAVERKSASFMALSRQDLPVLDPEKTKGARKGAYVLEDAADAQLVIIATGSEISLALKALPELKAAGISAKVVSMPSFKIFEEQDEAYKASVLPANLPKLAIEAGATMGWYKYIAGNGAVIGIDRFGASAPAPIVFEKLGFSVANILEHAKKLTGK, from the coding sequence ATGAGCGACCTGGTTCAGAAGTCCATCAATACCCTTCGCCTCCTTGCCGTAGACGCCGTGGAAAAGGCCAAGAGCGGCCACCCCGGTGCTCCGCTGGCGCTTTCGCCGCTGACGTACCTGCTGTATCACGACGTGATGAAGCACGATCCGGCCGATCACAAGTGGATCGACCGTGACCGCTTTGTGCTGTCGAACGGCCACGCTTCGGCGCTGCTGTACAGCGTGCTGCATCTGGCCGGCTACGATGTTCCGCTGGACCAGGTGAAGAGCTTCCGTCAGTGGCACTCGATTACCCCGGGACACCCGGAGTACGGCGAGACCCCGGGCGTTGAGGTCACCACCGGTCCGCTCGGTCAGGGCTTCGGTATGTCGATCGGCCTTGCCATTGCGGAAAAGCACATGGCTGCCCGCTTCAACCAGCCGGACATGCCGATCGTCGATCACCACACCTACGTCGTCTGCGGCGACGGTGACCTGATGGAAGGTATCTCGCACGAGGCCGCGTCGCTGGCCGGAACGCTGGGCCTGGGCAAACTGATCGCCTTCTACGATGACAACCTGATCTCGCTGGACGGACCGACCGAGCTGTCGTTCACCGAAGATGTGACCAAGCGTTTTGAGGCCTACCACTGGCAGGTTCTGCATGTGGCCGACGGCAACGATCTGGACGCGCTGACCAAGGCTATCGCCGAGGCCAAGCGTGAGACCTCCAAGCCGACGCTGATCCGCGTTCGCACGGTCATCGGATACGGCAGCCCGCACGCCGGCACCAGCAAGGTGCATGGTGAGGCACTGGGCGCCGAGAACACCAAGAAGACCAAGGAATTTCTCGGCTTCCCGCCGGAAGAGTCCTTCTACATCCCCGAAGATGCCGCCGCCAGCTGGGGCGAGATCAAGCCCAAGGGCAAGAAGGCTCACGAGGAGTGGGACGCTCTGTTCGCGAAGTACAAGGTCGCTCATCCGGATCTGGCTGCCGAGTTCTCGCGCACCATCAAGGCCGAGCTGGCTGCTGACTTCGACAAGGAGCTGAAGCCCTTCCCGGCCGAGAAGCCGGTTGCGACCCGCAACGCAGGCCAGGTCGTGATGAACGCTCTTGGCAAGACCATCCCCGAGCTGATCGGCGGCGCCGCCGACCTGACGGCTTCCACCAAGACCATCTTCAAGGATTCGGCCAACTTCCACGTCGATCCGAACGGCCGCAACATCTTCTTCGGTGTGCGTGAGTTCGGCATGTGCGCGGCGGTCAACGGCATGGCGGCCCACGGCGGCCTGATTCCGTTCGGCTCCACCTTCTTCGTCTTCTCTGACTACGCCCGTAACGCCCTCCGTCTGGCGGCGCTGATGAGCACGCACTCGCTGTTCGTCTTCACGCATGACTCGATCGGCCTGGGTGAAGACGGCCCGACGCATCAGCCGGTGGAGCACCTGATGAGCCTCCGTGCGATCCCGCAGCTCACGGACTTCCGCCCGGCGGACGCCAACGAGACGCTGGAATGCTGGAAGCTCGCGGTTGAGCGCAAATCGGCCAGCTTCATGGCTCTTTCGCGCCAGGACCTGCCGGTTCTGGACCCCGAGAAGACCAAGGGCGCACGCAAGGGTGCCTATGTGCTGGAAGACGCAGCCGACGCGCAGCTGGTCATCATCGCCACCGGATCAGAGATCTCACTGGCGCTGAAGGCTCTGCCGGAGCTGAAGGCCGCTGGTATCTCCGCCAAGGTCGTCTCCATGCCCAGCTTCAAGATCTTCGAAGAGCAGGACGAGGCCTATAAGGCCAGCGTTCTGCCGGCGAACCTGCCCAAACTGGCCATTGAAGCCGGCGCCACCATGGGCTGGTACAAGTACATCGCCGGCAACGGCGCGGTGATCGGCATCGATCGCTTCGGAGCCTCCGCTCCGGCACCGATCGTCTTCGAGAAGCTCGGCTTCAGCGTGGCAAACATCCTCGAGCACGCCAAGAAGCTGACCGGCAAGTAA
- the gnd gene encoding phosphogluconate dehydrogenase (NAD(+)-dependent, decarboxylating) — translation MEIGLIGLGKMGGNMAERLRQAGHKVVGFDFNPETTAKLTAAGSVGVNTLEDLVKNLTAAKRAIWIMVPAGDPVDETIAKLKPLVNKGDIFIDGGNSNYKDTIRRHDALKTEGYEYVDVGTSGGVWGLKEGYSLMIGGDEEPVTYLSPIFEALAPTPTTGWGHVGPTGAGHFTKMVHNGIEYGMMQAFAEGFAIMKAKESMKLDLAQISEVWRYGSVVRSWLLDLTAEALKENPNLEGLAAYVPDSGEGRWTVFEAIDLNVSAPVITESLIRRLRSREDNNYTDRALSIMRNAFGGHSVKKS, via the coding sequence ATGGAAATTGGCCTCATCGGTCTGGGAAAAATGGGTGGCAACATGGCGGAGCGTCTTCGCCAGGCTGGTCACAAGGTAGTCGGGTTCGACTTTAACCCGGAAACCACCGCGAAGCTGACAGCGGCTGGTTCCGTTGGCGTAAATACGCTGGAGGACCTGGTCAAGAACCTGACCGCCGCCAAGCGCGCTATCTGGATCATGGTTCCGGCCGGCGACCCGGTCGACGAGACCATCGCCAAGCTAAAGCCGCTGGTCAACAAGGGCGACATCTTCATCGATGGCGGCAACTCGAACTACAAGGACACCATTCGCCGCCACGACGCTCTGAAGACCGAGGGCTACGAGTACGTCGACGTGGGAACCTCCGGCGGCGTATGGGGCCTGAAGGAAGGCTACTCGCTGATGATCGGCGGCGATGAAGAGCCCGTGACCTATCTTTCGCCCATCTTTGAAGCGCTTGCACCGACGCCCACCACGGGCTGGGGACATGTTGGCCCCACCGGCGCCGGCCACTTCACCAAGATGGTGCACAACGGCATTGAGTACGGCATGATGCAGGCCTTCGCCGAGGGCTTTGCCATCATGAAGGCCAAGGAGAGCATGAAGCTGGACCTGGCGCAGATCTCTGAGGTCTGGCGTTATGGCTCGGTTGTCCGCTCCTGGCTGCTGGACCTGACCGCCGAAGCTCTGAAGGAAAACCCGAACCTCGAGGGCCTGGCCGCTTATGTTCCTGACTCCGGCGAAGGCCGCTGGACGGTATTTGAGGCCATTGACCTCAATGTTTCCGCCCCGGTCATCACCGAATCTCTGATTCGCCGCCTGCGCTCGCGCGAAGACAATAACTATACGGACCGTGCTCTCTCGATCATGCGGAACGCATTCGGTGGCCACTCGGTCAAGAAGTCCTAA
- the zwf gene encoding glucose-6-phosphate dehydrogenase, giving the protein MATAEVTVSPATVNEQRNERKPDPCIVVIFGASGDLTKRKLLPALFHLEQEGLLPEEFAVVGVARRDLSATFAPDMRDGILKGGGVDEDDPKLKNFVDRVHYFTTDFDNDKGFADLKSTLSDLDQKYGTKGNRLFYLAVAPEYFSDIIHRLGNQKMVKPESGAWVRVIIEKPFGHDLQSARELNDEVNEVLGEDQIFRIDHYLGKETVQNILVFRFGNGIFEPVWNRTYIDNVQITAAESIGIEGRGPFYEKAGASRDILQNHMMEVLSYVAMEPPDSFEASTIRTEKLKVWRAIEPIKPENTVRGQYGPGVVDGKEVIGYRQEDRVNPESQTETFGALKLEIENWRWAGVPFYIRAGKRLANRETEITITFKQPPLHIFKGTTNNCSTQVTPNILTMRIQPDEGISLRFGAKVPGPTTNIAPVTMNFKYADAFGKSTANGYERLLLDAMLGDATLFAHRDGVEATWALFTPLLEQWAANPIADFPNYKAGSWGPDASNELLARDGRCWKSC; this is encoded by the coding sequence ATGGCGACTGCCGAAGTAACTGTATCTCCCGCGACCGTGAACGAACAGCGTAACGAGCGCAAGCCTGACCCCTGCATCGTGGTCATTTTTGGCGCCTCGGGTGACCTGACCAAACGTAAACTTCTGCCGGCCCTGTTCCACCTGGAACAGGAAGGTCTGTTGCCGGAAGAGTTTGCGGTGGTTGGCGTTGCCCGCCGCGACCTGTCTGCCACCTTCGCCCCGGATATGCGCGACGGCATTCTGAAGGGCGGTGGTGTGGACGAGGACGACCCGAAGCTGAAGAACTTTGTCGACCGCGTTCATTACTTCACCACCGACTTCGATAACGACAAGGGCTTTGCGGACCTGAAGTCCACCCTGTCAGACCTGGACCAGAAGTACGGTACCAAGGGCAACCGCCTGTTCTACCTGGCGGTTGCTCCTGAGTACTTCTCTGACATCATTCACCGTCTCGGCAACCAGAAGATGGTCAAGCCGGAGAGCGGTGCGTGGGTCCGCGTCATCATCGAAAAGCCCTTCGGCCATGACCTGCAGTCGGCGCGCGAGCTGAACGACGAGGTCAATGAGGTTCTGGGCGAAGACCAGATCTTCCGCATTGACCACTACCTGGGCAAGGAGACGGTGCAGAACATCCTCGTCTTCCGCTTCGGCAACGGCATCTTTGAGCCGGTGTGGAACCGCACCTATATCGACAACGTGCAGATCACCGCGGCTGAGTCGATCGGTATTGAAGGCCGTGGACCGTTCTACGAGAAGGCCGGCGCATCGCGCGACATTCTGCAGAACCACATGATGGAAGTGCTCAGCTATGTTGCGATGGAGCCGCCGGACTCGTTCGAGGCCTCGACCATCCGCACCGAGAAGCTGAAGGTATGGCGTGCCATTGAACCGATCAAGCCAGAGAACACCGTCCGTGGCCAGTATGGCCCCGGCGTGGTCGATGGGAAAGAAGTGATCGGCTACCGCCAGGAAGATCGCGTCAATCCAGAGTCGCAGACTGAGACCTTCGGCGCACTGAAGCTGGAGATTGAAAACTGGCGCTGGGCGGGCGTTCCGTTCTACATTCGCGCGGGCAAGCGTCTTGCCAACCGCGAGACCGAGATCACCATCACCTTCAAACAGCCGCCGCTGCACATCTTCAAGGGAACCACGAACAATTGCAGCACGCAGGTTACGCCGAACATCCTGACCATGCGCATCCAGCCGGACGAGGGTATCAGCCTGCGTTTCGGCGCTAAGGTTCCCGGACCGACCACCAACATCGCCCCGGTGACCATGAACTTCAAGTATGCCGATGCCTTTGGCAAGTCCACCGCCAACGGCTACGAGCGTCTGCTGCTGGACGCCATGCTGGGTGATGCCACACTGTTCGCACACCGTGACGGTGTGGAGGCCACCTGGGCTCTGTTCACACCGCTGCTGGAGCAGTGGGCCGCTAACCCGATCGCCGACTTCCCGAACTACAAGGCGGGAAGCTGGGGACCGGATGCCTCCAACGAGCTGCTGGCACGCGATGGCCGCTGCTGGAAGAGCTGCTAA
- the pgl gene encoding 6-phosphogluconolactonase — protein MARTTLVTLDVSPDSAAVAKKAAEHLAATVKQAVAARGIARVAISGGSTPKRMFALLAQEPFLSGIPWDKVHLYWVDERCVAPTDPESNFGVTKELLLDKVPLPASQVYRMEGELDPQEASSRYEALIRNTFKLEGAETPVFDLVQLGMGDDGHTASLFPHTAGIDEMGRIAFANHVPQKNTWRITLSWPVINAAREVVFLIEGAAKTEVLSRVLTGPKDVETLPSQLIRPANGKLLFLLDTVAAAKLPAPNGGTMEWVG, from the coding sequence ATGGCTCGGACCACTCTCGTTACCCTGGATGTGTCGCCGGATTCGGCGGCCGTAGCAAAGAAAGCGGCCGAGCACCTGGCCGCAACCGTAAAGCAGGCGGTGGCAGCGCGCGGAATCGCGCGCGTTGCCATCTCCGGCGGTTCTACCCCAAAACGCATGTTCGCCCTGCTGGCGCAGGAGCCTTTCCTGAGCGGGATCCCCTGGGACAAGGTGCATCTCTACTGGGTGGATGAGCGCTGCGTTGCGCCCACCGATCCTGAATCCAACTTCGGCGTCACCAAGGAGCTGCTGCTGGACAAGGTACCGCTGCCCGCATCGCAGGTCTATCGCATGGAAGGCGAACTGGACCCCCAGGAAGCCAGCTCGCGTTACGAAGCCCTGATCCGCAACACCTTCAAGCTGGAAGGCGCCGAGACCCCGGTCTTCGACCTGGTGCAGCTTGGCATGGGCGACGACGGCCATACCGCCTCACTGTTCCCGCACACCGCGGGCATCGACGAGATGGGCCGTATCGCCTTCGCGAACCACGTTCCGCAGAAGAACACCTGGCGCATCACGCTCTCGTGGCCGGTTATCAACGCCGCCCGCGAGGTCGTCTTCCTCATCGAAGGTGCCGCCAAGACCGAGGTTCTGTCGCGCGTTCTCACCGGTCCGAAGGATGTTGAGACGTTGCCCTCGCAACTGATTCGCCCCGCAAATGGTAAGCTGCTCTTTTTGCTGGATACGGTCGCGGCGGCGAAGCTGCCCGCGCCCAATGGCGGCACCATGGAGTGGGTTGGATGA
- the glk gene encoding glucokinase produces MILAGDVGGTKAHLALFDFTGGRLHMLCEHKFPSRDFSGVEDVVKAFIQKAKCDDGQTITAACFGAPGPVIDQRMEPTNLPWKLDARAISRTCDIPHVLLLNDLEANAYGIPELEASDLVTLYQGDASAVGNAGLISAGTGLGEALLIWNGKRHIPVASEGGHTDFAARTPDEIELLQYLTAKLNGRVSYERVISGLGLINIYTFFRDVKKLDEPQWLKDRMATEDPNLVIGTCGEDGSSELCAATLNLFAGVYGAEAGNIALKVLARGGIYLGGGISPKLLKTLQNGTFRQAFLAKGRLSPLLETITVRVILNQSCALLGAAAYAESRAAEFSGTSERAASRQQ; encoded by the coding sequence ATGATTCTTGCAGGCGACGTCGGCGGTACAAAAGCACACTTAGCTCTCTTTGATTTCACCGGCGGACGCCTGCACATGCTGTGCGAGCACAAGTTCCCCTCGCGTGATTTCAGTGGTGTGGAAGATGTAGTGAAGGCCTTCATCCAGAAGGCGAAGTGCGATGATGGACAAACCATCACCGCAGCCTGCTTCGGCGCTCCCGGCCCGGTCATCGACCAGCGCATGGAGCCCACCAACCTGCCCTGGAAGCTGGACGCACGTGCCATCTCGCGCACCTGCGATATTCCGCACGTCCTTCTGCTCAATGATCTTGAGGCCAATGCTTACGGCATTCCCGAACTGGAAGCCAGTGACCTGGTGACGCTTTACCAGGGCGATGCGTCGGCGGTCGGCAACGCGGGGTTGATCTCCGCCGGTACCGGACTGGGCGAAGCTTTGCTCATCTGGAACGGCAAGCGCCACATCCCGGTAGCCAGCGAAGGCGGCCATACGGACTTTGCCGCGCGCACGCCGGACGAGATTGAGCTGCTGCAGTACCTGACGGCAAAATTGAACGGCCGCGTCAGCTACGAGCGCGTCATCTCCGGGCTGGGACTGATCAACATCTACACCTTCTTCCGCGATGTGAAGAAGCTGGATGAGCCGCAATGGCTGAAGGACCGCATGGCCACCGAAGACCCGAACCTGGTCATCGGCACCTGCGGTGAGGATGGATCGAGCGAACTGTGCGCGGCCACGCTGAACCTGTTTGCCGGTGTCTATGGCGCAGAGGCAGGCAATATCGCGCTGAAGGTCCTGGCGCGCGGCGGTATCTATCTGGGCGGAGGGATCTCACCCAAGCTGCTGAAGACGCTGCAGAATGGAACCTTCCGCCAGGCTTTCCTGGCCAAGGGCCGCCTGTCGCCGCTGCTGGAAACCATCACGGTGCGGGTCATCCTGAACCAGAGTTGTGCCCTGCTGGGCGCCGCGGCTTACGCAGAATCACGCGCAGCCGAATTCTCAGGTACCAGCGAACGCGCGGCATCGCGCCAGCAGTAA
- a CDS encoding M1 family metallopeptidase, producing the protein MRIQLSVFLAALCFLPSAHAQRLPAHAHPSHYALTITPDLKTAVFTGEEIIDLTLDTPSSTITLNAAEIQFQSVQAVGQTASVSLDEAKEQATFTFAKPLPAGPVALHIQYTGILNDKLRGFYLSRTPQRNYGVTQFEPTDARRAFPSFDEPAFKATYDIALVLDKGDTAISNTQVVSDKPTSDNKHTLTFATTPKMSTYLVAFLVGEFRCSTGKADGVPIRACSTPDKVKYTKYAVESAESLLHYYNQYFGIPYPMPKLDMIALPDFEAGAMENFGCITYRETDLLVDSKNGSIPAKKNVAEVVAHEMAHQWFGDMVTMQWWDNLWLNEGFATWMEKKSLAALHPEWNMQQDRVEELNDTLNYDSDRSTRPIRARAETPDEINELFDGIAYGKAGAVLAMVEHYIGADLFRQGVHNYLAAHLYGNATAEDFWTAQTAISHQPIDRIMESFISQPGAPLLHFADKAEESPALPQSRFYLSPMEMNRPVAGRTQEWTVPICLKGVAADLCRVMDPSEKNATIPEPFFFANSGATGYYRAVYTQQQYNNILQTLEARFSPAERMLFLGEREALMRAGLTQAADYLNLLRMVKNDSSSAVMGTVAGGLIGVDARIVSDEDRPRLQAWIRTQYRPVYEALSKPSKQDSFEKQSLRATLFGLLGFAEDPQIIAEAKRMTSLLFRGRIALDPSMTGTALAIAARNGDPSLYEQVLKASQVVKDPGLQADFQHTLARFSNPALVNETLKYAVSGEVRTQDSWMLLSILLSRPDTHTQAWEFVQQNWPQVQASLTTSSGARIVSAVGSFCTQNERTQVERFFTEHKVDAAQRTLKKSLDAMDACIALRASQQKPLSAWLDANR; encoded by the coding sequence ATGCGAATTCAGCTTTCCGTTTTCCTTGCTGCACTTTGTTTCCTACCCTCTGCACACGCACAGCGTCTCCCCGCGCATGCGCACCCGTCGCATTACGCGCTGACGATTACGCCTGATCTAAAGACGGCGGTCTTTACCGGCGAAGAGATAATCGATCTCACGCTGGATACGCCCTCCAGCACCATTACGCTGAATGCGGCAGAGATCCAGTTCCAGTCCGTGCAGGCTGTGGGGCAGACCGCCAGCGTTTCGCTCGACGAGGCAAAGGAGCAGGCCACCTTCACCTTCGCAAAACCGCTGCCCGCTGGCCCTGTTGCACTGCATATCCAATACACCGGCATCCTGAACGACAAGTTGCGCGGCTTCTATCTCTCCAGGACGCCCCAGCGCAACTACGGCGTCACCCAGTTTGAGCCAACCGACGCGCGGCGCGCCTTCCCCTCGTTCGATGAGCCCGCCTTCAAAGCCACCTATGACATTGCTCTGGTGCTGGACAAGGGCGATACCGCCATCTCCAACACGCAGGTCGTCAGCGATAAGCCCACCTCTGACAACAAGCACACGCTCACCTTTGCCACGACGCCGAAGATGTCCACCTATCTTGTCGCCTTCCTCGTCGGAGAGTTCAGGTGCTCTACCGGTAAGGCCGATGGTGTGCCCATCCGCGCCTGCTCCACACCGGACAAGGTGAAGTACACGAAGTACGCGGTTGAGTCGGCCGAGTCTCTCCTGCACTACTACAACCAGTACTTCGGCATTCCATATCCGATGCCCAAGCTCGACATGATCGCGCTGCCGGACTTCGAAGCCGGTGCGATGGAGAACTTCGGCTGCATTACCTATCGCGAGACCGATCTGCTGGTGGACTCGAAGAACGGCTCCATCCCCGCAAAGAAGAATGTGGCGGAGGTTGTTGCGCATGAGATGGCGCACCAGTGGTTCGGCGACATGGTGACCATGCAGTGGTGGGACAACCTGTGGCTGAACGAGGGATTTGCCACGTGGATGGAGAAGAAGTCGCTGGCCGCGCTGCATCCGGAGTGGAACATGCAGCAGGACCGCGTTGAAGAGCTGAACGATACGCTCAACTACGACTCCGACCGGTCCACGCGCCCGATTCGTGCCAGGGCCGAGACGCCTGATGAGATCAACGAGCTGTTTGACGGCATTGCCTATGGCAAGGCCGGTGCTGTGCTTGCCATGGTGGAGCACTATATCGGCGCCGACCTCTTTCGCCAGGGTGTCCACAACTACCTTGCGGCGCATCTCTACGGCAACGCCACAGCGGAAGACTTCTGGACAGCGCAGACAGCCATCAGCCATCAGCCGATCGATCGCATCATGGAGAGCTTCATCAGCCAACCGGGTGCTCCGCTGCTGCATTTTGCGGATAAGGCAGAAGAGTCCCCAGCGTTGCCGCAAAGCCGTTTCTACCTGTCGCCCATGGAAATGAATCGTCCGGTTGCAGGGCGTACGCAGGAGTGGACGGTTCCCATCTGCCTGAAAGGCGTCGCAGCGGACCTTTGCCGCGTGATGGATCCGTCTGAAAAGAATGCGACCATCCCGGAGCCGTTCTTCTTCGCCAACTCCGGCGCTACAGGCTACTACCGTGCTGTCTACACGCAGCAGCAATACAACAACATTCTGCAAACGCTGGAAGCGCGCTTCTCCCCCGCCGAACGCATGCTCTTCCTGGGTGAGCGAGAGGCACTGATGAGGGCAGGGCTTACGCAGGCGGCGGACTACCTGAACCTTCTCCGCATGGTGAAGAACGACAGCAGTTCTGCCGTAATGGGAACCGTTGCCGGCGGGTTGATCGGCGTGGACGCGCGCATTGTTTCTGACGAAGATCGACCGCGCCTGCAGGCATGGATTCGTACACAATATCGCCCGGTGTATGAGGCGCTCAGCAAGCCCTCGAAGCAGGACAGCTTTGAGAAGCAGAGCCTTCGCGCCACGCTCTTTGGCCTGCTTGGCTTTGCAGAAGACCCGCAGATCATCGCCGAGGCCAAACGTATGACCAGCCTTCTGTTCCGCGGCAGGATCGCGCTTGATCCTTCCATGACGGGTACAGCACTGGCGATTGCCGCGCGTAACGGCGACCCCTCGCTGTACGAACAGGTGCTGAAGGCATCGCAGGTTGTGAAGGATCCCGGCCTGCAGGCGGACTTTCAGCACACGCTGGCTCGCTTCAGTAATCCCGCGCTGGTCAACGAGACGCTGAAGTATGCCGTATCCGGCGAGGTGCGCACACAGGATAGCTGGATGCTGCTCTCCATCCTGCTCTCGCGGCCTGACACGCATACGCAGGCATGGGAGTTTGTGCAGCAGAACTGGCCCCAGGTGCAGGCCTCGCTGACCACCAGTTCCGGCGCGCGTATCGTCTCAGCCGTTGGCAGCTTCTGCACGCAGAACGAACGCACGCAGGTCGAGCGTTTCTTCACGGAGCACAAGGTTGACGCAGCGCAACGCACCCTGAAGAAGTCGCTGGACGCCATGGATGCCTGCATCGCCCTGCGTGCCAGCCAGCAGAAGCCGCTCTCTGCGTGGCTGGACGCGAACCGGTAG
- a CDS encoding VWA domain-containing protein produces MRTLFLAAVLATAAVQAMGQDPAGTTPPSPAQQQAPAGTQQPTTPAQQQPNGTYTIQRNTRLVILDAVVVDGKGNPIPDLRKEDFSVTEMGEPQQVLNFEHAGASVPAASLTINSTAELDKMAPRAPVNIIVLDEFNTRFEDMAFARYSLKKFLEKQPDKLEIPTMLLAVDLQNLNVVKDYTQDKQALIQALDKHFVAYPWQTHQFAWIGERYATAFITLRRVAQATTGHFGHKNMIWVGRGFPPFNFANAAVDQQRRVDNALQDAVNTLRDARITLYTIDPAGVMIDPGKYGNAAAFNDPMGGNYQFAALAKSTGGAALYGRNDVDTEIGAAIKDGASFYTLTYRPTDTSRDMQKFRKIVVTVNRPGTKVLTREGYFLAYGPGRVDPTNPSRRLMTDLVAAESSKMVYDGVPVTLEKDTTAPDTFLLHVEPRNVPWSYATDTEPRRVELILMCTQFDKKGKEIDRDARSMKISAGADAPPTGPLLKQLNLRYHMKHNDKAVRARFTLRMTATGRIGTADTDLNN; encoded by the coding sequence ATGAGAACTCTATTTCTGGCTGCTGTGCTGGCAACAGCGGCCGTGCAAGCCATGGGACAGGACCCGGCCGGTACGACACCGCCTTCTCCGGCACAACAGCAAGCGCCTGCCGGCACCCAGCAGCCCACCACCCCGGCACAGCAGCAGCCGAACGGAACGTACACCATCCAGCGCAACACGCGGCTGGTGATTCTGGACGCGGTGGTTGTCGACGGCAAGGGCAACCCCATCCCCGACCTGCGCAAGGAAGACTTCTCCGTCACGGAGATGGGTGAGCCGCAGCAGGTGCTGAACTTTGAGCATGCGGGAGCCAGTGTTCCGGCAGCATCGCTCACCATCAACTCCACCGCTGAGCTGGACAAGATGGCGCCACGCGCGCCGGTCAACATTATTGTTCTGGATGAGTTCAACACGCGCTTTGAAGACATGGCGTTCGCGCGGTACTCGCTGAAGAAGTTCCTGGAGAAGCAGCCGGACAAGCTGGAGATTCCAACCATGCTGCTGGCGGTCGACCTGCAGAACCTGAACGTGGTGAAGGACTACACGCAGGACAAGCAGGCCCTGATCCAGGCCCTGGACAAGCACTTTGTCGCATATCCCTGGCAGACGCACCAGTTTGCCTGGATCGGTGAGCGCTATGCCACGGCCTTCATCACGCTGCGCCGTGTTGCGCAGGCGACCACCGGCCACTTTGGCCACAAGAACATGATCTGGGTAGGCCGAGGGTTTCCTCCCTTTAACTTTGCCAACGCCGCCGTGGACCAGCAGCGCCGCGTGGACAACGCCCTTCAGGACGCCGTCAATACCCTGCGCGATGCCCGCATTACGCTGTACACCATTGACCCTGCCGGCGTGATGATTGACCCCGGCAAGTATGGCAATGCCGCTGCGTTCAACGATCCGATGGGTGGCAACTACCAGTTTGCCGCCCTGGCCAAATCCACCGGAGGAGCAGCGCTGTATGGCCGCAACGATGTGGATACGGAGATTGGCGCCGCAATCAAGGATGGCGCCAGCTTCTACACGCTGACCTACCGGCCGACGGACACCTCACGCGATATGCAGAAGTTCCGCAAGATCGTGGTGACCGTGAATCGCCCCGGAACGAAGGTGCTGACGCGCGAAGGCTACTTCCTGGCGTATGGTCCGGGCCGTGTCGATCCGACGAACCCGTCACGGCGGCTGATGACCGACCTTGTCGCGGCAGAGAGCAGCAAGATGGTGTACGACGGCGTTCCCGTCACTCTGGAGAAGGACACCACCGCGCCCGATACTTTTCTGCTGCATGTCGAGCCGCGCAATGTTCCCTGGAGCTATGCCACGGACACGGAGCCGCGACGCGTCGAGCTGATCCTGATGTGTACGCAGTTCGACAAGAAGGGCAAGGAGATTGACCGCGATGCACGCAGCATGAAGATCTCCGCCGGGGCGGATGCTCCGCCGACCGGCCCCCTGCTCAAGCAGCTGAACCTGCGCTACCACATGAAGCACAACGACAAGGCAGTGCGCGCCCGCTTCACGCTTCGCATGACGGCAACCGGCCGAATTGGCACCGCCGATACCGACCTGAACAACTAG
- a CDS encoding arsenate reductase ArsC, whose protein sequence is MFKVIFACVHNAGRSQMAAAFFNQRADPAKAQAISAGTAPGARVHPEVQKVMAEVGIDLSTATPRKLTEELARGAQLLITMGCGDQCPYVPGLRRDDWPLRDPKGLPLEEVRAIRDEIRIRVQQLLETENAGR, encoded by the coding sequence ATGTTCAAGGTAATCTTTGCGTGCGTGCATAACGCCGGACGTTCGCAGATGGCTGCGGCCTTCTTCAATCAACGAGCGGACCCTGCAAAGGCGCAGGCGATCTCGGCCGGGACGGCGCCCGGAGCGCGCGTGCATCCTGAGGTTCAGAAGGTCATGGCAGAAGTGGGCATCGACCTGAGCACGGCAACACCACGGAAGCTGACCGAGGAGCTGGCACGCGGAGCCCAGTTGCTGATCACCATGGGCTGTGGCGATCAATGCCCCTATGTGCCCGGGCTCAGGCGGGACGACTGGCCGCTACGCGATCCGAAAGGTCTGCCGCTGGAGGAGGTGCGTGCGATCCGGGATGAGATCCGCATTCGAGTTCAGCAATTGTTGGAGACTGAAAACGCAGGAAGATAA